AAGGACGGCAAGCTGCTCGCGCTCGCGCATGACAGCATCGTGAGCCAATGCCCCGATGGCGGCTTCATGGAACCGGTCGCGCTCGGCTCGCTCGCTTTGTACGAAGCGCCGGTGCGGCACTTCAGCCACAAGGTTGTAACGCTCGACATGGTGATGGCGGGGGCGGTGCGTGCGCCGGGCGAGGCGGTCGGCACGCTCGCGCTCGAAACCGCGATCGACGAAATGGCCGAGGCGCTGGGCCGCGATCCGATCGATTTCCGCAAATTGAACGAACCGTCGGTCGATCCGCTAACCGGCGCGCCCTTCTCGACGCGCGCGTTGGTCGAATGCCTCGATCAGGGCGCCGAAGCGTTCGGATGGGCCAAGCGCGCGCCGACGCCCGGGCAATTGCGTGAGGGCGAATGGCTGATCGGCATGGGCGTCGCCGCTGCGGTGCGGATCAATTTGCTGGTCGATTCTGAGGCGCGCGTGACGCTCAAGCCCGACGGCCGCGCTTTGGTCGAAACCGACATGACCGACATCGGCACCGGCACCTACACCATCCTCGCGCAGATTGCAGGCGAAGCGCTGGGCTTGCCGATGGAGAGCATCGACGTCGTGCTCGGCGATACCGATCTGCCGCCGGGTGCGGGGTCGGGTGGATCGTTCGGCGCGGCAAGTGCCGGCTCGTCGGTGGCGCTGGCGTGCGAGGATGTCGTCGCGGTGCTGGCCGATCGGATGGAGGCGAAGCCCGAGGACATGACGCTCAAGGACGGGCATGCGGTCGCGGGCAACCGCCGCGTGCCGCTGGGCGATCTGGTCGGGGCCGAGGCCTTGGTCGGCAAGGGCAAGATTTCGCAAGGATCGAACGCCAAGACCTTCAGCCAGGCCGCGCACGGCGCGCAATTCGCCGAAGTCGCGGTCAATGTCGTGACGGGCGAAGTGCGGGTGCGGCGGATGCTCGGCGTGTTCGAGGCAGGCCGCATCCTCAACGCAAAGCTCGCGCGCAGCCAGGCGATCGGCGGGATGATCTGGGGGATCGGCTATGCGCTGATGGAGGATGCCGTGCTCGACCAGCGTTACGGCCAGTTCGTTAATCACGATCTCGGCGAATATCATATTCCGAGCCATGCCGACGTGCCGCCGCTCGACGTTTTGTTCGTTGAGAAGATCGACCGGCATGCCAACCCGATCGGGGTAAAGGGGCTGGGCGAATTGTCGATTTCGGGCGCTGGCGCGGCGGTGACCAACGCGATCTACAATGCCTGCGGGGTGCGGGTGCGCGATTTTCCGCTGACGCTGGATAAGGTGCTGGCGGGGTTGCCGGAGATGTGACGACCGCTTTTGTTTCCCCCTCCCGCCTTCGCGGGAGGGGTAGGGGAGGGTCTTCTTCTTCCGCGACGCCTGAAAAAGACGACCCTCACCGACTGCGACTGGGGCCGCCTGAAGAAGGCGACCCAAGTCTCCGTTGCCTCTCCCGCGAAAGCGGGAGAGGGCACAGGAGTAGAAGAAGAATGCCCGATAACGATACCGTCCTGACCGCCGCGCGCACTTGGAAGGGCGAGCCGCTCGCGCTCGCCACCGTGGTTTCCACCTGGGGTTCGGCACCGCGCCCGCGCGGCAGTCACATGCTGGTCCATGCCGATGGCCGGTTCGAGGGGTCGGTCTCAGGCGGCTGCGTCGAAAGCGACATTCTGGCCACCGCCGCTGACGTAATTGCGGGCGCGCCGTTTCAGCTCAAGAATTACGGCGTCGCCGATGCCGCGGCATGGGAAGTCGGCCTGCCGTGCGGCGGCGAGATTGCGGTGCTGGTCCAGCCCGTGTCGGCCGAGGGCTTCGACCCCGAACTGTTCGACCGTATTGCCGAGGCGCAGGCGGCGGGCAAGGCGCTCAGCGTCTCGACCGATCTCGCCAGCGGGCAAAGCTCGCTGCGTCCGCTCGAAGGGGCGGCGTTCGTCAACCGCTACGACCCGCCACGCCGCTTGCTGATCGTCGGCGCGGTGCAGATCGCCCAGGCGCTGGCGGGGCTGGCGCGCGAGCTTGGCATCGCCACGACGGTGATCGATCCGCGCGCACGCTTTTTGACCGAGGAGCGCTTTCCCGGCGTGACGCTCGATGATCGCTGGCCCGATGAGGCGGTCGAGGCGCTCGATCCCGGCCTCGCCAGCGCCGTTGTGACACTCAGCCACGATACCAAGATCGACGATCCCGCGCTGATCGCCGCGCTCGCGCGTCCGACCGCGTATGTCGGTGCGCTGGGATCGCGCCGCAGCCATGCCGCGCGGCGCGAGCGGCTTGCCGCAGCGGGGGTCTCGCAAGCCGATCTCGACCGAATCGATGCGCCGGTCGGTTTGGATATCGGCGCGATCGGCCCGGCGGAAATCGCATTGTCGGTCGCCGCCGCGATGGTCGCTGCGTTCAACCGCAAGGATTGAGCGGATGATGGCACCCGAGGATTGCGCGCTGGTACTGCTGGCGGCGGGACGGTCCGAGCGATTCGGCGACGCCGACAAGTTGCAGGAGGACTTCCTGGGACAGCCGCTGGCGTTCCATGTCGTTACCGCGCTCGAGGAAATACCCTTCAAGGCGCGGATTGCGGTCTGTTCGAACACCGATCTCGATTTCGACAGTCGCGGCTACATCGCGGTGCAGAACGGCGCGCCGGAGGAAGGCATGTCCGGTTCGGTCGTGCTCGGGGTCGCGGCGGCACGCGCGCTGGGCTGCGCCGCGGTGGTGGTTGCGCTGGCCGACATGCCGCGCGTGACCGCCACGCATATCTATCGCCTGTTCGATGCCGCTGACGGCCCCGAAGCGGTGGTCGCGTCGAGCAATGGCGTGCACCCGACCCCACCCGCGCTGTTTGGGGCCGGGCAGTTCGACACGCTGCTCGAGCTTGAGGGTGACGCGGGTGCCCGCGATCTGATCCGCGCCGGCCGTCGCGTGATTGCGTCCGAGGCGGAGTTGCTCGATATCGACCGGCCCGCGGATCTGGAGCGGCTGCGCGCCTTGCGTTAACGCACGTAACTCGCGCCGTTCACGTCGAGCACCGCGCCGGTCATCGACGGCGGCGCGTCGAGCGCGAGGAAGCGCGTGACTTCTGCGACCTCCT
Above is a genomic segment from Sphingomonas sp. HMP6 containing:
- a CDS encoding xanthine dehydrogenase family protein molybdopterin-binding subunit, with the protein product MADYKMDADHPGLAMDRGVQGVLGAGLDRSEGALKVSGAARYGYEHRVEGDVAYGYLITAPAAKGKVTGFDTDIARSLAGVIDIIVDDPRIPRQAAAFGPAHAGNDEIDHWDQVVGVAIADSFEAARDAARAVVVHVTGEVGKFDTMANVADANPPPKDSRLQDVAKGDIDAAMAAANASGGVTIDQVYTTPNQVHAAMEPHASVAVWDGDQLTLHSSLQILAVAKPVLAKAIGIPADEVRILSPYIGGGFGSKMLGPEAVLAAIAAQKIGRPVKIAMARAQLFHNIYRRTDTHQRIRLAADKDGKLLALAHDSIVSQCPDGGFMEPVALGSLALYEAPVRHFSHKVVTLDMVMAGAVRAPGEAVGTLALETAIDEMAEALGRDPIDFRKLNEPSVDPLTGAPFSTRALVECLDQGAEAFGWAKRAPTPGQLREGEWLIGMGVAAAVRINLLVDSEARVTLKPDGRALVETDMTDIGTGTYTILAQIAGEALGLPMESIDVVLGDTDLPPGAGSGGSFGAASAGSSVALACEDVVAVLADRMEAKPEDMTLKDGHAVAGNRRVPLGDLVGAEALVGKGKISQGSNAKTFSQAAHGAQFAEVAVNVVTGEVRVRRMLGVFEAGRILNAKLARSQAIGGMIWGIGYALMEDAVLDQRYGQFVNHDLGEYHIPSHADVPPLDVLFVEKIDRHANPIGVKGLGELSISGAGAAVTNAIYNACGVRVRDFPLTLDKVLAGLPEM
- a CDS encoding nucleotidyltransferase family protein, translated to MMAPEDCALVLLAAGRSERFGDADKLQEDFLGQPLAFHVVTALEEIPFKARIAVCSNTDLDFDSRGYIAVQNGAPEEGMSGSVVLGVAAARALGCAAVVVALADMPRVTATHIYRLFDAADGPEAVVASSNGVHPTPPALFGAGQFDTLLELEGDAGARDLIRAGRRVIASEAELLDIDRPADLERLRALR
- a CDS encoding XdhC family protein, with the protein product MPDNDTVLTAARTWKGEPLALATVVSTWGSAPRPRGSHMLVHADGRFEGSVSGGCVESDILATAADVIAGAPFQLKNYGVADAAAWEVGLPCGGEIAVLVQPVSAEGFDPELFDRIAEAQAAGKALSVSTDLASGQSSLRPLEGAAFVNRYDPPRRLLIVGAVQIAQALAGLARELGIATTVIDPRARFLTEERFPGVTLDDRWPDEAVEALDPGLASAVVTLSHDTKIDDPALIAALARPTAYVGALGSRRSHAARRERLAAAGVSQADLDRIDAPVGLDIGAIGPAEIALSVAAAMVAAFNRKD